One Avibacterium avium genomic window carries:
- a CDS encoding oxaloacetate decarboxylase subunit gamma, which produces MTNAELMQEGINLMLSGMGFVLVFLLILIFAIGLMSKLVNRFFPEPVLTQPSPIKAQSTQTDDLERLRPIIVAAIAHHRRNQGL; this is translated from the coding sequence ATGACAAACGCTGAACTTATGCAAGAAGGCATAAACCTGATGCTTTCAGGAATGGGGTTCGTTCTGGTTTTCTTGTTAATCCTAATTTTTGCCATTGGATTAATGTCGAAACTGGTAAACCGCTTTTTTCCTGAGCCTGTTCTCACCCAGCCTTCCCCGATAAAAGCACAATCCACTCAAACAGATGATTTAGAAAGATTACGCCCAATTATTGTGGCGGCGATTGCTCATCATCGCCGTAATCAAGGGCTTTAA